TACATACTTGTTCTCTAAACCAAGCAAATACAAAAAAGAAAACTAACGTAAAAACTAATAATTTAATTAATGTACCAATGTGGTCAATTGGATTACCCGTGATGTATTTTAACAAAACATCGCTACCAATAAAATAGGCTAAAAACACATTGGCTATTAAAAAGGATATGATGAAGAATAAAATCCATTTAGTAACCTTTTTTCTAATCTTTTCAGCCGTCCAAGGTTGCTTATTTAATCTAATTTGTTTCCCTCTATCCCCTTCTATCCAATATTCAATTTTACGAAAAACCATTTCCATAAAAATAGTTTGCGGGCAAATCCACCCACAAAAAATTCTACCAAAAATAACCGTAAATAAAATGATAAAAACAATGCCTACCAACATAGACAAAACCAGTAAATAAAAATCTTGAGGCCAGAAAGGCTGACCGAAGATATTATATTTACCTTCCATAATATTAAATAACAAAAACTGGTTGCCATTTATTTTAATGAACGGTGAAATAACAAGTAATGCTAATAAAAACCAACTCAGATAGGTTCTATAATTGGTGAATTTTCCGGATGGTTTTTTGGGATATATATGATTTCGTTTACCATCTTCTGTTATGGTACCTATGGAATCTCTAAATTTTTCTTGCTGTTCTTCCGCCATTTGATTTTTTAAATAAAAAAAAATACTTTTAATTACACTAACAAAGTTACTACCAATAAATGAACAAGAATGAAACATTTATTACACAACCAGGATAGGCAAATAAAAGTATTTTTAACTAATTTGAGTTAGTAATATTATTTATCACCCTCTTTCCAAATCTCACCCTCTGGTGCTTTTGGTTTCTCAGGTGTTGTTCCTTTTAATGTCAAAATAAAACTGGCTAATTGTTGTCTCTCTTCTAAGCTAATCGTTGATTCCCAAGCAATCATACCTTTACCTGGTCTCCCTCCTTTGGCCAATGTATGCATAATGTTTTTGAATCCACCACCTAAAATCCAATATTCATCAGTAAGGTTTGGTCCGATACTACCACCACCATCTGCTAGATGACATGCTGTACACGTTTTTGTGGCAAACAATTCCTTACCCTTTTGTATACTAGCAGCATCAGTCAACGCAACTAAATTAGCGGCATCATATAATTCAGGATGTTCTTTTTTATATTGTTCAACAGCCGCGTCTCCTTCCGCTACTGCGTTAGCAAACTCAACTTTTTGATCATATTTATCTGTAAAAAAGACCATGATATAATAAAATATACCAACGGCAATAGTGATATAAAAACCTGCTAACCACCATGGCGGTAACACATTATCAAGCTCTCTAATGCCATCATAATCATGATCGGTCATGATATCTTCTTCACTCTCTATGGCCTTAGCTCGTGTTAGCTTTTGCGAAAGATTACTCCAAAATGATTTTTCCTTATTGTTGCTCATGGTTGTTGTTGTTTTCGTCCTCTTCTAAAGGTAAATTACTAATACTTTCAATACTCTCTTTTGGTATTCTCATAACATGAACGAGCATGGTTACAAATACCGCAAAAAATAAGATTAATGATATCATTGGGTAGATTTCTATATCTACCATTGAATCAAAATTGTGTTTTATATATCTTAACATATCTATTAATTTTCAGCGGTTTCACCTTTTTTAATATCCGTACCTAAACGTTGTAAATAGGCAATAACTGCTACAATTTCTTTGTCCTGCATGTTACTTTCACCATAATTTTTAACATACTCAGGATCTTGTCTTAGACTCTTTTCAATTTCTTCCGCTTGATTTCTTAATAAGAACAACCCTTTATCAACTTCAGATTGCGAATAAGGAACCCCTAATTTAACCATAGCTTCCATTTTACCTTGTGTATTTGAAGTATTCAAATCATCGGTATACAACCAAGAATAACGTGGCATAATTGAACCTGGCGAAGTTGATCTAGGGTCTAACATATGGTTGAAATGCCAGTTGTTATTATACTTACCTCCAATTCTATGCACATCAGGACCTGTTCTTTTAGAGCCCCAAAGGAATGGGAAATCATAAACAAATTCACCTGCTTTTGAATATTCACCATAGCGTTCTACTTCAGAACGGAATGGTCTAATCATTTGAGAGTGACAGTTATTACAACCTTCTCTAATATAAATATCTCTTCCTTCTAGTTCTAATGGTGTATATGGTTTTACACTTGTAATTTTCGGAATATTCTCGTCTATAGTTAATAATGGAATTATTTCAACGGCTCCTCCAATAGCAATAGCTAAGGTAGTTAACACTGTAAATAATATGGTTCTTCTTTCTAACCATGAGTGCCATCCTTCTCCTGCAGTTCTTCTCGCAGTTATTTTTTTCAAAGGTGCAGCTTCTACCAATTCATCTTCAACTTTAGAACCTGCTTTAGCCGTTTTATAAACGTTATATGCTAATAAAATAAATCCAGTTAGATACAATGTACCACCAAAAGCACGCATAGCATACATTGGTAAAATTTGTGTTACCGTTTCTAAAAAGTTACCATAAACTAAGGTACCATCTGGATTAAATTGTTTCCACATAGAGGCTTGTGTAAATCCGGCAACATATAAAGGAATAGCATAAAATAAGATCCCCAATGTACCAATCCAGAAATGTGCATTGGCAAGTTTTTTAGAGTACAACTCTGTTTTCCATAATTTAGTGGCCAACCAGTAAATAATACCTGCCGCCATAAAACCGTTCCATGCTAATGTACCAATATGCACGTGAGCTACAATCCAATCTGTATAATGCCCAATAGCATTAAGCGTTTTAAAAGACAACATAGGTCCTTCAAAAGTTGCCATACCGTAACCTGTAATGGCTACAACAAAGAATTTTAAAACAGGGTTTTCTCTTACTTTATCCCAAGCACCACGTAAGGTTAACAAACCGTTTATCATACCACCCCATGAAGGGAAGATTAACATAATAGAAAATACAGTACCTAAATTTTGTGCCCATTCTGGTAATGCAGTATATAATAAATGGTGTGGTCCTGCCCAAATATAAATAAAGATAAGAGACCAAAAATGCACTATTGAAAGTCTATAAGAATATACAGGTCTATTTGCCGCTTTCGGTACAAAATAATACATCAAACCTAAAATAGGTGTGGTTAAGAAAAATGCCACCGCATTATGACCATACCACCATTGTACTAATGCATCTTGTACACCTGCATACACAGAATAACTCTTAAATGCACTTACTGGTAATTCTAAATTATTAAAGATATGAAGTACAGCAATTGTTACGAATGTGGCTAAATAAAACCAGATAGCTACATAAATATGACGTTGACGTCTCTTTAAAATAGTACCAATCATATTGATACCCATTATTACCCAAATTACAGCTATTGCTATATCAATTGGCCATTCTAATTCAGCATATTCTTTAGAAGATGTTAAACCTAATGGTAATGTAATAGCAGCAGCAACAATAATTAATTGCCAACCCCAAAAGTGAATTTTACTTAAAGTGTCATTAAACATTCTAGCTTTAAGTAACCTTTGCAAAGAATAATACATCCCCATAAAAAAGCTATTACCCACAAAAGCGAAGATAACAGCATTGGTATGTAACGGTCTTAGACGACCAAAACTTAACCAAGAAATGCCTTCCATGTAATTAGGAAAGTTAAATAAGAGAGCAACCATAAGGCCAACTGTCATACCTACAATCCCCCATACTACAGTAGCAATAAGGAACATCCTTACAATTTTGTTATCGTAATAAAATTGTTCTTTTTCCATTCTTTAATTATTGATTTTGATTAATTGATTTTGACGTTGATTTTTGCTCTTTTGGGACTTCACTTATAAACTCATCTTCAAAAAGCATTCTAACTGAAGGTGTATACATATCATCATACTGACCAGACTTAACCGATTTAATAAAAAGTATAAAGAAGATTACAGCAATTAGAATACTTACCGCAATCATTACAAAGATGATATCCATTAATGGCTTATTGTTAAATTTTTCACAAAAATAAGATAATACTCAGTTTACAAAACATGACTTTTATCATGTTTTGTATTAATTGTAAATTTAAATATTTATTTTTTATGTGCAATTAAATTTGTTCCTAATGTAACAAATATTACGATAGTAATAGAACTTAATGGCATTAAAATGGCCGCAACAATTGGCGACAAGTTACCTGTCACCGCAAAAAGCATCCCAATAAAATTATAAAGAATTGAAACGATAAAGCTCATTTTTATGATACCAAGGGTTTGTTTTGACAATTTTAGAAATTTAGGTAAAAATTCAAAATGAGTAGCATCAACAATTCCATCAGAAGCTGGTGAAAACACATTAATATTTTCAGACACCACTAAACCAACGTTACTTTGTACCAATGCACCTGCATCATTTAAGCCATCACCAATCATTAATACATTTTTTCCTTGATCTTGTAAATCTTTAATATATTTTAATTTGTCGGCAGGTTTCTTATTAAAAATTAAGGTTGCATTGTCAGGAAGCATCAGTTGTAATTGCTCTCTTTCACCATCATTATCACCCGATAAAATTCCAAGTTCAAATTCATCTTTTAACTGATTAAAAAGTACATCCAATCCATGTCTATAGGAGTTTTCAAAAATAAAATTCCCTTTTACTTTTCCAGCTATACTGATATAAGAGCGTGTCTGCAAGCTGTTTTCTGGTGTTATATCTACAAACTGAGCTGAACCAATTTTAATAGTCAAATCATTTACTTTTCCTTCTATTCCCTTTCCTACTACCTGTTTAAAACCAGAAACCTCTTCTATCCCCTCTTCTTGTATGTCTTCATATAACATTCTACTTAGAGGATGGTTAGATGATCTTAAGATACTTTTTATTGCAATATATTCATTCGTTGAAAGTGGTTCACCTTGATAGGATATTTTCGCTTTACTATTGGTGATTGTTCCCGTTTTATCAAATATAACAGTGTCAATTTTAGATAAATTTTCAATGACATCTACATTTTTTAAGTACAATTTTTGCCGACCAAATATGCGTAACATATTACCTAATGCAAAGGGTGCAGATAAAGCCAACGCACATGGACAAGCCACAATTAGCACAGCGGTTACTACATTTGCTACCATTTTCACATCAACAAAATACCAATACAATCCGGCTAGGAAAGCAATAACCAACACAATTATAGTAAAGCGTTTACTTATAGAGTCCGTTAAGTTTTTTATACCGCTTGCTTTAGTGGTATTAAACACATCATTACTCCATAACTGGGTTAAATAACTTTGAGAAACGGTTTGTAAAATTTCCATTTCAATGGCACCAGAAAGTTGTTTACCTCCAGCAAAGAGCTTATCACCTGAGTTTTTGTTTACGGGTAAGGACTCACCTGTTACAAAACTATAATCTATCTCTGCATTACCGGCAATTAAAATACCATCAGCAGGTATTAGCTCCTTATCTCGTATTAATAACCTATCCCCTTTCTTAACATCATAAATAGCCACGTTTATTTCCTTCTTATCATTATCTATTTTTGTGACTGCTACTGGGAAATACGATTTATAATCGCGTTCAAATGAAAGAAAACTATAGGTTTGTTGCTGAAATATTTTTCCTAATAATAAAAAGAAAACAAATCCCGCTAAGCTGTCAAAATAGCCTTGACCAATATTAAAGAATATTTCATATGCACTTCTTAAAAACAATACTACTATACCTAAGACAATAGGTACATCAATATTTAAAATTTTATGTTTTATTCCTTTGTAGGCCGAAATAAAATATTCGCTCGCAGAATAAAACACTACGGGAATCACCATAACAAAAATCAACAACCTAAATAGTGGTTTATAACGGTCTAACCAATATTCATCTGATTGAAAATATTCAGGAAAAGACAATAACATGATGTTACCAAAAGCAAAACCTGCAACACCTAATTTATAGATTAATGTTCTATCTATTTTACGATTGCTTACTGTGGCGTCTTCAAGACTAATAAGCGGTTCGTACCCTATTGAGCTTAATAACTCTACCACTTTTTTTAAGGAAATAGTAGTGCTGTTAAAAGTTACTCTAACTTCCTTTTTTGGAAAATTAACTTGTGAAGAATTTATGGATGGATTTAGCTTATTTAGGTTCTCTAAAATCCATATACAGGAGCTACAATGAATATGTGGAATATAAAAAGTGATGACACTCGATGTTTCATCTTTAAAATCGTAAAGTTTTTCTACAATTTTATCATCATCTAAATAATTGTATTTACCATTTATTTCCTCCGGTATTTTACCTGGATTGTTTTCTAAATCGTAATAACACGTTAAATCATTTTCATTAAAAATCTGATAAACTGTTTTACATCCGTTGCAGCAAAAGCATTTTGAATCGTAAACAACTGGTTTAGAGCCACAATCATTTCCACAGTGAAAACATTTTTCTTTTATCATTACTTAACTAATCAACTCACAAAGATCATATGCAAACTTAATCAAGTCTATGATAAATGTCATATAATTTCGATATATTTGTCTAATAATTCATTCCTTTCTTATGAGTAAATGTCAACAATGTATTATTCGCGAATTTAACACACTTAGGTCTTTGACTGCAGATGAGTTAAAAACGATGTCTAAAGAAAAAGATGTATTAAACTTTAAAAAGGGTGATGTTATTTTTAAAGAGGGTAATGCCATAAATGGTGTTTACTGCGTAAAACATGGCATTTGTAAATTATCTAAACTAAATGCCAATGGAAAAGAGCAAATAGTTAGATTTATGAAGGGTGGTGACATGTTGGGGTATCGTTCCATCTTAAGTGATGAGCCTGTAACACTTACAGTTACAGCTTTAAAAGACATGGAAGCTTGTTATATTCCAAAAAAAGAAATTTTAGATGCTATTAAGGAAAATCCTAAATTTTCGCTTGATATGATGAAAACTGTTTGTGGTGACTTACGTGATGCAAACGCATCATTATCTAATATGGCTCAAAAAAGTGTTAAAGAAAGATTAGCAGACACCATGATTTTCTTAAAAGAAACTTTTGGAGAAGATAAAGATGGTTATTTAGACATTGTACTGACTAGAGAAGAAATAGCTAGTGTTGTGGGGACTGCAACCGAATCTGCAATACGATTGTTATCTGAGTTTAAAAAGAAAGGTTTTATAGAATTAACAGGTAAAAGATTAAAAGTTGTAGATGAAGTTGGTCTATTAAAATTGTCACAAGGCTTCTAGAAAATAATAATCTTCACTATTATCTATACACTTTTTTAATAAAGTAGTTTTTCAAATTGATAATATTGCAAACTACTATTATAAACGAGTACTTCCCTCCTCTTTCCATCGTTCAATAACCTCCTCAACATGATTTATTGTTTTTTTCGTCCAATCCAATCGTTTTTCATTTTTTTCAACCTCTGACAATTGCCAATTTAGTTGGGAAACTCTTAATCGTTGTGTTACCGATTGTAATATTATAGCCGCCGCAACAGATATATTTAAACTCTCTGTAAATCCATTCATTGGAATTTTTAAATAGCCATCGGCTTCATCTAACATATAATCTGAGACACCCCCTTTTTCTACCCCAAAAACAAAAGCAGATTTTTTAGAGATATCAAAATCTTGTAATAAACAAGAATCATTATGTGGCGTTGTCGCTATTATTTGATAACCATTTTTACGGAGTGTTTTTAAACAATTTTCCGTGTTATTTGCGTGTTGATTATATTCATGAAAATCTATCCATTTCTGAGCTCCTTTTGCAACTTGATTGGACACGTAGCTGTTGTACTTATTTTCGATAATATGTAAATCTTGAATCCCAAAGACATCACACGTACGTACTACTGCACTTGTATTATGTTTTTGATAAATATCTTCTAAAACCACTGTAAAATGCCGCGTTCTTTCTGCTAATACCTTCTCAAAAAGCTCCTTTCTATGCTCCGTAATTAAGCCTTGTAAATAGTGTAACAATTCTTTATCAAACATTATTTTTGTTCCTTATAAATAAGCCTTAAATTTAAAGCTATATTTAACATTAGTTACGTAAAAGTACAGAAATAAAAACCTGAGGTATACATAAAACAA
The nucleotide sequence above comes from Aureibaculum algae. Encoded proteins:
- the ccoS gene encoding cbb3-type cytochrome oxidase assembly protein CcoS, whose product is MDIIFVMIAVSILIAVIFFILFIKSVKSGQYDDMYTPSVRMLFEDEFISEVPKEQKSTSKSINQNQ
- a CDS encoding CcoQ/FixQ family Cbb3-type cytochrome c oxidase assembly chaperone, with product MLRYIKHNFDSMVDIEIYPMISLILFFAVFVTMLVHVMRIPKESIESISNLPLEEDENNNNHEQQ
- the ccoN gene encoding cytochrome-c oxidase, cbb3-type subunit I, which produces MEKEQFYYDNKIVRMFLIATVVWGIVGMTVGLMVALLFNFPNYMEGISWLSFGRLRPLHTNAVIFAFVGNSFFMGMYYSLQRLLKARMFNDTLSKIHFWGWQLIIVAAAITLPLGLTSSKEYAELEWPIDIAIAVIWVIMGINMIGTILKRRQRHIYVAIWFYLATFVTIAVLHIFNNLELPVSAFKSYSVYAGVQDALVQWWYGHNAVAFFLTTPILGLMYYFVPKAANRPVYSYRLSIVHFWSLIFIYIWAGPHHLLYTALPEWAQNLGTVFSIMLIFPSWGGMINGLLTLRGAWDKVRENPVLKFFVVAITGYGMATFEGPMLSFKTLNAIGHYTDWIVAHVHIGTLAWNGFMAAGIIYWLATKLWKTELYSKKLANAHFWIGTLGILFYAIPLYVAGFTQASMWKQFNPDGTLVYGNFLETVTQILPMYAMRAFGGTLYLTGFILLAYNVYKTAKAGSKVEDELVEAAPLKKITARRTAGEGWHSWLERRTILFTVLTTLAIAIGGAVEIIPLLTIDENIPKITSVKPYTPLELEGRDIYIREGCNNCHSQMIRPFRSEVERYGEYSKAGEFVYDFPFLWGSKRTGPDVHRIGGKYNNNWHFNHMLDPRSTSPGSIMPRYSWLYTDDLNTSNTQGKMEAMVKLGVPYSQSEVDKGLFLLRNQAEEIEKSLRQDPEYVKNYGESNMQDKEIVAVIAYLQRLGTDIKKGETAEN
- a CDS encoding cbb3-type cytochrome c oxidase N-terminal domain-containing protein, which produces MSNNKEKSFWSNLSQKLTRAKAIESEEDIMTDHDYDGIRELDNVLPPWWLAGFYITIAVGIFYYIMVFFTDKYDQKVEFANAVAEGDAAVEQYKKEHPELYDAANLVALTDAASIQKGKELFATKTCTACHLADGGGSIGPNLTDEYWILGGGFKNIMHTLAKGGRPGKGMIAWESTISLEERQQLASFILTLKGTTPEKPKAPEGEIWKEGDK
- a CDS encoding Crp/Fnr family transcriptional regulator encodes the protein MSKEKDVLNFKKGDVIFKEGNAINGVYCVKHGICKLSKLNANGKEQIVRFMKGGDMLGYRSILSDEPVTLTVTALKDMEACYIPKKEILDAIKENPKFSLDMMKTVCGDLRDANASLSNMAQKSVKERLADTMIFLKETFGEDKDGYLDIVLTREEIASVVGTATESAIRLLSEFKKKGFIELTGKRLKVVDEVGLLKLSQGF
- a CDS encoding TrmH family RNA methyltransferase encodes the protein MFDKELLHYLQGLITEHRKELFEKVLAERTRHFTVVLEDIYQKHNTSAVVRTCDVFGIQDLHIIENKYNSYVSNQVAKGAQKWIDFHEYNQHANNTENCLKTLRKNGYQIIATTPHNDSCLLQDFDISKKSAFVFGVEKGGVSDYMLDEADGYLKIPMNGFTESLNISVAAAIILQSVTQRLRVSQLNWQLSEVEKNEKRLDWTKKTINHVEEVIERWKEEGSTRL
- a CDS encoding heavy metal translocating P-type ATPase; this translates as MIKEKCFHCGNDCGSKPVVYDSKCFCCNGCKTVYQIFNENDLTCYYDLENNPGKIPEEINGKYNYLDDDKIVEKLYDFKDETSSVITFYIPHIHCSSCIWILENLNKLNPSINSSQVNFPKKEVRVTFNSTTISLKKVVELLSSIGYEPLISLEDATVSNRKIDRTLIYKLGVAGFAFGNIMLLSFPEYFQSDEYWLDRYKPLFRLLIFVMVIPVVFYSASEYFISAYKGIKHKILNIDVPIVLGIVVLFLRSAYEIFFNIGQGYFDSLAGFVFFLLLGKIFQQQTYSFLSFERDYKSYFPVAVTKIDNDKKEINVAIYDVKKGDRLLIRDKELIPADGILIAGNAEIDYSFVTGESLPVNKNSGDKLFAGGKQLSGAIEMEILQTVSQSYLTQLWSNDVFNTTKASGIKNLTDSISKRFTIIVLVIAFLAGLYWYFVDVKMVANVVTAVLIVACPCALALSAPFALGNMLRIFGRQKLYLKNVDVIENLSKIDTVIFDKTGTITNSKAKISYQGEPLSTNEYIAIKSILRSSNHPLSRMLYEDIQEEGIEEVSGFKQVVGKGIEGKVNDLTIKIGSAQFVDITPENSLQTRSYISIAGKVKGNFIFENSYRHGLDVLFNQLKDEFELGILSGDNDGEREQLQLMLPDNATLIFNKKPADKLKYIKDLQDQGKNVLMIGDGLNDAGALVQSNVGLVVSENINVFSPASDGIVDATHFEFLPKFLKLSKQTLGIIKMSFIVSILYNFIGMLFAVTGNLSPIVAAILMPLSSITIVIFVTLGTNLIAHKK